The Hyphomonas sediminis genome contains a region encoding:
- a CDS encoding cysteine hydrolase family protein: MKPMPAYPDNLSGWVAPQRSAVVVIDMQVDFASPEGVLGKAGLDMSIAAPAVAAAERLVDAARAAGTPVIFVGLATTAATDSPVWGEWHRRRDGVDNGGAICRAGEPGSAFVGPTPQGDETVIWKLRYSGFFGTSLDAVLRARGIDTLVVCGLTTECCVDCTVRDAFHLDYFVYLPTDACAAYDESVHEGALQSLALNCATLVSTDEICAAWAE; this comes from the coding sequence ATGAAGCCGATGCCCGCTTATCCCGATAATCTTTCCGGCTGGGTTGCCCCGCAAAGGTCCGCCGTCGTCGTCATCGACATGCAGGTGGACTTCGCCTCCCCCGAGGGAGTCCTCGGCAAGGCCGGTCTCGACATGTCCATCGCCGCGCCCGCCGTCGCCGCTGCGGAGCGTCTGGTCGACGCTGCCCGCGCCGCCGGCACACCGGTCATCTTCGTCGGCCTCGCCACCACGGCGGCCACCGATTCCCCCGTCTGGGGCGAATGGCACCGCCGCCGCGACGGCGTGGACAATGGCGGCGCCATCTGCCGCGCGGGCGAGCCCGGCTCCGCCTTTGTCGGCCCCACGCCCCAGGGCGATGAAACCGTCATCTGGAAGCTGCGCTATTCCGGCTTCTTCGGCACCAGCCTCGACGCGGTCCTGCGTGCCCGCGGCATCGACACGCTGGTCGTCTGTGGCCTGACGACAGAGTGCTGCGTGGATTGCACCGTGCGCGATGCCTTCCACCTCGATTACTTCGTCTACCTGCCCACAGATGCCTGCGCCGCCTATGACGAAAGCGTGCACGAAGGCGCGCTTCAATCCCTCGCGCTGAACTGCGCCACCCTGGTCTCCACAGATGAGATCTGCGCTGCCTGGGCCGAATAA
- a CDS encoding GntR family transcriptional regulator yields the protein MAPFYQQGFSDVRHTEDWAPDLQKSKAYEQILLDIILGILPPSARLDELGLAKQYGLGVAGVRDALARLSLEGMVLRRPRSGTIVASIDVQEVQQAYEVRCLLEPHAAFLAAEHATRAEVEEIMTAFDGAEAAAKRRDFRAIIAMDQKFHRAVAIASHNLSLARIVINLHNKAARYWYYSMTTRPDEDRLEDIANHRIAAKAIARGDGKAAMKAMLVVMGDKSAD from the coding sequence ATGGCACCATTTTATCAGCAGGGATTCAGCGACGTTCGCCACACGGAAGACTGGGCACCCGACCTGCAGAAATCGAAGGCATACGAGCAGATCCTGCTCGACATCATCCTCGGCATTCTCCCGCCAAGCGCACGGCTCGATGAGCTTGGCCTCGCCAAGCAATATGGCCTCGGCGTCGCCGGGGTCCGCGATGCGCTGGCGCGCCTGTCCCTTGAGGGCATGGTCCTGCGGCGTCCCCGCTCGGGCACCATTGTCGCCTCCATCGATGTGCAGGAAGTGCAACAGGCCTATGAAGTGCGCTGCCTGCTGGAGCCACACGCCGCCTTCCTGGCCGCCGAACACGCCACCCGCGCTGAAGTCGAAGAGATCATGACCGCGTTCGATGGGGCCGAGGCGGCCGCCAAGCGGCGCGACTTCCGCGCCATCATCGCCATGGATCAGAAGTTTCACCGCGCCGTGGCAATCGCCAGCCACAATCTGAGCCTCGCCCGCATCGTTATCAACCTGCACAACAAGGCCGCGCGCTATTGGTATTACTCCATGACCACGCGGCCGGACGAAGACAGGCTGGAAGATATTGCCAACCACCGGATTGCCGCCAAGGCAATCGCGCGTGGGGACGGCAAGGCCGCGATGAAGGCCATGCTGGTCGTCATGGGCGACAAGTCGGCAGACTGA
- a CDS encoding flavin reductase family protein, whose amino-acid sequence MSTPIDATLWREAMGGFLTGVTVVTTTSGGKIAGTAVNAFSAVSQAPPLLLVCLDRASRSLEAIREAGFFAVNVLSEAHMDVVRRFASKSSDDRFRDVQYTTESTGAPVLSGSVAWFDCEVYAIHDGGDHEIVVGRVLQLGSDREAAPLAYHRGNIWCLTGRETEPAGRS is encoded by the coding sequence ATGTCCACTCCCATCGACGCTACGCTCTGGCGCGAAGCCATGGGTGGCTTCCTCACGGGCGTCACCGTGGTCACCACCACATCCGGCGGCAAGATCGCCGGCACGGCCGTCAACGCCTTCTCCGCCGTCTCGCAGGCGCCGCCGCTGCTGCTCGTCTGCCTCGACCGGGCCAGCCGCTCGCTCGAAGCCATCCGCGAGGCGGGCTTCTTCGCCGTCAACGTGCTGTCTGAAGCGCATATGGATGTCGTGCGCCGCTTCGCCTCGAAAAGCTCGGACGACCGCTTCCGCGATGTTCAGTATACAACCGAGTCCACCGGCGCGCCGGTCCTCTCCGGCTCCGTCGCCTGGTTCGATTGCGAAGTCTACGCCATCCATGATGGCGGCGACCATGAAATCGTCGTCGGGCGCGTGCTCCAGCTCGGCTCGGACAGGGAGGCGGCCCCGCTCGCCTATCATCGCGGCAACATCTGGTGCCTGACAGGGCGTGAGACTGAACCCGCAGGGCGCTCATGA
- a CDS encoding MFS transporter, whose translation MSPPEKANAPHQTGTAALVRVMSDIAYRNLFLASAAVMASQWMQRIALGWIMWELTGSTAWLGLLASAELLPGLFFGPLGGVLSDRIDRKRIVLICQSAALVVSVVTGAVVFLGLSSPLLLVGLTAAGGILAALQESARTLLQRDATPRDCLPTGMSMTAISVNVTRFLGPALAGPLVIWPGPASIFWINAVVALVMIAAVLSLTGLNTTSGAGSRQPFLRQLWSGFQAASNHPVVTPVLVIFAATAFLIRPVYELMPAFADRLFGGNVQDYSYLIMGVGAGAVVGAVIVTLNAPSRPAMMFFWSSLAACLSLIGFAATPDIIWATLAATVLGFFMCISAATSQLVMVLDTEESVSGRVLSLWGALMRGAPALGALATGTVLDMMGYRLPLALSGALAAGFTALAIFLFTRRPMTAA comes from the coding sequence ATGAGCCCTCCTGAAAAGGCAAATGCCCCCCACCAGACTGGAACAGCCGCGCTGGTCCGCGTCATGTCGGATATTGCCTACCGGAACCTCTTCCTGGCCTCTGCCGCTGTCATGGCCAGCCAGTGGATGCAGCGCATCGCGCTCGGCTGGATCATGTGGGAACTGACCGGCTCCACGGCCTGGCTCGGCCTGCTTGCGAGTGCCGAGCTGTTGCCCGGCCTGTTCTTCGGCCCGCTCGGCGGCGTCCTGTCAGACAGGATAGACCGTAAGCGGATCGTGCTCATCTGCCAGTCCGCCGCCCTTGTCGTCTCCGTCGTCACCGGGGCTGTCGTCTTTCTCGGCCTCTCCAGCCCGCTGCTCCTCGTCGGCCTCACGGCGGCAGGCGGCATTCTCGCTGCCCTGCAGGAATCGGCGCGCACGCTGCTGCAGCGCGACGCAACGCCCCGCGACTGCCTGCCCACCGGCATGTCGATGACCGCCATCTCGGTCAACGTCACCCGCTTCCTCGGTCCCGCGCTCGCCGGCCCGCTGGTCATCTGGCCCGGCCCTGCCTCCATCTTCTGGATCAACGCCGTCGTCGCGCTCGTGATGATCGCCGCCGTGCTCAGCCTCACCGGCCTCAACACCACCTCCGGCGCGGGCAGTCGCCAGCCTTTCCTGCGCCAGCTCTGGTCGGGCTTCCAGGCCGCGTCCAACCATCCGGTCGTCACGCCAGTCCTGGTCATCTTCGCCGCCACCGCCTTCCTCATCCGCCCGGTTTACGAGCTGATGCCCGCCTTCGCAGACCGTCTCTTCGGCGGCAATGTGCAGGATTATTCCTATCTCATCATGGGCGTCGGCGCAGGCGCTGTTGTCGGCGCTGTCATCGTCACGCTGAACGCGCCTTCGCGCCCAGCCATGATGTTCTTCTGGTCTTCGCTCGCCGCCTGCCTCTCGCTGATCGGCTTTGCCGCCACGCCGGACATCATCTGGGCCACGCTCGCGGCCACCGTGCTTGGCTTCTTCATGTGCATCAGCGCCGCCACATCCCAGCTCGTCATGGTTCTGGATACGGAAGAATCGGTATCGGGCCGCGTGCTCAGCCTCTGGGGCGCCCTGATGCGCGGCGCGCCCGCGCTTGGGGCCCTTGCCACCGGCACCGTCCTCGACATGATGGGCTATCGCCTGCCGCTGGCGCTCTCCGGTGCCCTGGCGGCGGGCTTCACTGCCCTCGCCATCTTCCTTTTCACCCGTCGCCCCATGACTGCCGCCTGA
- a CDS encoding peptidase M20, which translates to MSNIFKNLPEANYAVSEEDAAALAAAIDKEEMTKVALELGNIPSPARGEAQAAEYVYQWLAKEGFRPRKVGATPERPNVIATYGGKGDGKSLLYTAHLDTESPTWNPDEDAYKFRPETLEVREWNECWLEDGAFHGYPIANDRGPMTCFLFAAKALKKCGFDLSGRLYLTASPGEIGPEPIEEARGVDFMGKEIGTHYVFNHGGVSPDYAIAAEGCDYGLTWIGCGYIVFRIRLYGEAIFTPLLNSPRLASQHPNPIYRMGSAIQPILDWSLKYEAESRYESEGGSAFPKVQLSAVRGGVPHVFGAGTEVCAIYLEVGLAPNQEIGPVHRDLEKYLRAANIGEFDIEPVVVRHGFEADAARVSPLVSAVDVATRLTLGKPVERAAPVYSSMWRDHNVFNMNRVPAITTGFKRWRPTPDDLAKSALIYALTALALCGKADSEEEAARKKPVYGDNPFG; encoded by the coding sequence ATGAGTAACATCTTCAAGAATCTGCCCGAGGCGAACTACGCCGTCTCGGAAGAAGACGCCGCTGCGCTTGCCGCCGCCATCGACAAGGAGGAGATGACGAAAGTCGCCCTTGAGCTGGGCAACATCCCGAGCCCTGCACGGGGCGAAGCTCAGGCGGCGGAATATGTCTATCAATGGCTGGCAAAGGAAGGCTTCCGCCCCCGCAAGGTCGGCGCCACGCCCGAACGCCCCAATGTGATCGCCACCTATGGCGGCAAGGGCGATGGCAAAAGCCTGCTTTACACCGCCCACCTCGATACCGAGAGCCCCACCTGGAACCCGGACGAGGACGCTTACAAGTTCCGCCCGGAAACGCTCGAAGTGCGCGAATGGAATGAATGCTGGCTGGAAGACGGCGCCTTCCACGGCTATCCCATCGCCAATGATCGCGGCCCGATGACCTGCTTTCTCTTCGCGGCCAAGGCCCTGAAGAAATGCGGGTTCGATCTCTCCGGCCGCCTCTATCTCACGGCCTCTCCCGGCGAAATCGGCCCGGAGCCGATTGAAGAGGCGCGCGGCGTGGATTTCATGGGCAAGGAAATCGGCACGCATTACGTCTTCAATCATGGCGGCGTCTCGCCGGATTACGCCATCGCCGCAGAAGGCTGCGATTATGGCCTCACATGGATTGGCTGTGGCTACATCGTCTTCCGTATACGGCTCTATGGTGAGGCGATCTTCACGCCCCTGCTGAATTCGCCCAGGCTCGCTTCCCAGCATCCCAACCCGATTTACCGGATGGGCTCGGCCATCCAGCCGATCCTCGACTGGAGCCTGAAATACGAAGCCGAAAGCCGTTACGAATCCGAAGGCGGCTCCGCCTTCCCGAAGGTCCAGCTATCGGCGGTACGCGGCGGCGTGCCTCATGTCTTCGGCGCGGGCACGGAAGTCTGCGCCATCTATCTGGAAGTCGGCCTTGCGCCCAACCAGGAGATTGGCCCGGTCCACCGCGACCTCGAGAAATACCTGCGCGCGGCCAATATCGGCGAGTTCGATATCGAGCCTGTCGTCGTCCGCCATGGCTTCGAGGCGGATGCCGCCCGCGTCTCCCCGCTGGTCAGCGCGGTGGATGTCGCCACCCGCCTCACGCTGGGTAAGCCGGTCGAGCGTGCCGCCCCGGTCTATTCGTCCATGTGGCGCGATCATAACGTGTTCAACATGAACCGCGTGCCCGCCATCACCACAGGCTTCAAACGCTGGCGCCCAACGCCCGATGATCTTGCCAAAAGCGCGCTTATATATGCCCTGACCGCCCTCGCCCTTTGCGGCAAGGCAGACAGTGAAGAAGAAGCCGCCCGCAAGAAGCCGGTCTACGGCGATAATCCCTTCGGTTGA
- a CDS encoding TonB-dependent siderophore receptor, with product MRALYHLTSVLTAIAIANGAWAEDGPAPATEEVADETAVLDTVVIVGDKIGLLEKSNSESVFGMGKSLLETPRSATLVSDLTLERYGIEEVDDLIAIAPGTFTGSYYGVKGSVNARGTLAETYFNGFKRVENRGTYPTLLGAASQVDIVRGPPTPAFGPGKVGGAINIIPKTGRASGDAFIEEVEGAAEVTVGSYGKFNANGQVGIPVTDRGAVYAYVEYENSDSFYRGISPEHLMIQLSGEYDVTDTLTLTMSGQYFDSDGYVQSPGWNRVTQDLIDNQNYITGRNTVVVDTDGNGRITPDEAGGGFVVGYFGFTPAVDPRFQLTEGVGTAKLSPRTIFISDADFSKTTTNTLYFKAEQAIGESSLDFEMFYDSMENQRFVSYGFPADYDAWAAESRVSYNFKTGTEDSFIKSTNKVGFGYRRQDAIKKETYNSGYIALDRRDIIHGATPNDIMDDPFSVEPGNIGVGWDMTVDSSWTDKGLFALSDISVGQYVNLLLGGRYDWYDVNTIDTGALCYCPGNIAFDAGQEELSYSASLSLNLPYGFFPYVTYAETAALEIGQAGDIAPSLVSGNQWISDSELKEGGVKFELLGGTLVGSLSGYEQSRTRLSMFNNVAATVAKGIELEARWLATDNLSFTFAGNSQKTTVKGPDASFLYIPVWATGLDPVDGYGAAYAIYNFAQSPVGQSGDYESKQIPKTVVSLFGSYVSDPYDWGQFGVTAGITSVSETAGKLASPIVLPAYETVNLSAFYAFQDYEVAFNVDNLFDELYFQPVTDTYSDMAVLPGKGTEYRVTFKKKF from the coding sequence ATGCGAGCACTGTACCACCTGACGAGCGTTCTGACTGCTATCGCAATCGCCAACGGTGCATGGGCCGAAGACGGTCCTGCTCCGGCCACGGAAGAAGTCGCTGACGAGACCGCCGTACTCGATACCGTCGTCATCGTCGGCGACAAGATCGGCCTGCTTGAGAAGTCAAACAGTGAAAGCGTCTTCGGCATGGGCAAGTCCCTGCTGGAAACCCCGCGTTCCGCGACGCTGGTGAGCGACCTGACGCTGGAACGCTACGGCATCGAGGAAGTCGACGACCTGATCGCCATCGCGCCGGGCACCTTCACGGGCAGCTATTATGGCGTCAAAGGCTCGGTCAACGCGCGCGGCACGCTCGCGGAAACCTATTTCAACGGCTTCAAGCGCGTTGAAAACCGCGGCACCTACCCGACGCTGCTGGGCGCAGCGTCCCAGGTCGATATCGTCCGTGGGCCGCCCACACCCGCCTTTGGTCCCGGCAAGGTCGGCGGCGCCATCAACATCATCCCGAAAACCGGTCGCGCCTCGGGCGATGCCTTCATCGAGGAAGTCGAAGGCGCAGCCGAAGTCACCGTCGGCTCATATGGCAAGTTCAACGCCAACGGCCAGGTCGGCATCCCCGTCACCGATCGCGGCGCGGTCTATGCCTATGTCGAGTATGAAAACTCCGACTCCTTCTATCGTGGCATATCGCCCGAACACCTGATGATACAGCTCTCCGGCGAGTATGATGTCACCGACACGCTGACCCTCACCATGAGCGGCCAGTATTTCGACTCCGACGGCTACGTTCAGTCTCCCGGCTGGAACCGCGTCACGCAGGACCTGATCGACAACCAGAACTACATCACTGGCCGCAACACCGTCGTCGTCGACACCGATGGCAATGGCCGCATCACGCCAGATGAGGCCGGCGGTGGCTTCGTTGTCGGCTATTTCGGCTTCACGCCGGCGGTCGATCCCCGCTTCCAGCTCACCGAAGGCGTCGGCACGGCAAAGCTCAGCCCTCGCACGATCTTCATCTCGGATGCGGACTTCTCGAAAACCACCACCAACACGCTCTATTTCAAGGCCGAGCAGGCCATCGGCGAGAGCTCGCTCGACTTCGAGATGTTCTACGACTCGATGGAAAACCAGCGCTTCGTCAGCTATGGCTTCCCCGCCGATTACGACGCCTGGGCCGCCGAAAGCCGTGTCAGCTACAATTTCAAGACCGGCACCGAAGACTCCTTCATCAAGTCCACCAACAAGGTCGGCTTCGGCTATCGCCGCCAGGACGCGATCAAGAAGGAAACCTACAACTCCGGCTACATCGCGCTGGACCGCCGTGACATCATCCACGGCGCCACGCCCAACGACATCATGGACGATCCGTTCTCGGTCGAACCGGGCAATATCGGCGTAGGTTGGGACATGACGGTCGACTCCAGCTGGACCGACAAGGGCCTCTTCGCCCTCTCCGACATCAGCGTCGGCCAATACGTCAACCTGCTGCTCGGTGGCCGGTATGACTGGTACGATGTCAACACCATCGACACCGGCGCCCTCTGCTACTGCCCCGGCAACATCGCGTTCGATGCCGGACAGGAAGAGCTGAGCTACAGCGCCAGCCTCAGCCTCAACCTGCCCTACGGCTTCTTCCCCTATGTCACCTATGCCGAAACCGCCGCGCTCGAGATCGGACAGGCCGGCGACATCGCCCCCAGCCTCGTCAGCGGCAATCAGTGGATCTCGGACTCCGAGCTGAAGGAAGGCGGCGTCAAGTTCGAGCTCCTCGGCGGCACACTCGTCGGCAGCCTCTCCGGCTACGAACAATCTCGCACCCGCCTCTCGATGTTCAACAACGTCGCGGCCACCGTCGCCAAGGGTATCGAACTCGAAGCCCGCTGGCTCGCCACCGACAATCTCTCCTTCACCTTCGCCGGCAACAGCCAGAAAACCACCGTCAAAGGCCCGGATGCGAGCTTCCTCTACATCCCGGTCTGGGCAACGGGCCTCGATCCTGTGGACGGCTACGGCGCCGCCTACGCAATCTACAACTTCGCCCAGTCCCCGGTCGGCCAGTCTGGTGACTATGAGAGCAAGCAGATCCCGAAAACCGTGGTCAGCCTCTTCGGCTCCTATGTTTCCGACCCGTATGACTGGGGCCAGTTCGGCGTCACCGCCGGCATCACCTCGGTCTCGGAAACCGCCGGCAAACTCGCGAGCCCCATCGTCCTGCCCGCTTATGAGACGGTGAACCTCTCGGCCTTCTACGCTTTCCAGGATTATGAGGTTGCCTTCAATGTCGACAACCTGTTCGACGAACTCTACTTCCAGCCGGTCACCGACACCTATTCGGATATGGCAGTCCTGCCCGGCAAGGGCACAGAATACCGGGTCACCTTCAAGAAGAAGTTCTGA